A single window of Enterobacteriaceae bacterium ESL0689 DNA harbors:
- the clpP gene encoding ATP-dependent Clp endopeptidase proteolytic subunit ClpP, translating into MSYSGEQDNHASQMALVPMVIEQTSRGERSFDIYSRLLKERVIFLTGQVEDYMANLIVAQMLFLEAENPEKDIYLYINSPGGVITAGMSIYDTMQFIKPDVSTICMGQAASMGAFLLTAGAKGKRFCLPNSRVMIHQPLGGFQGQATDIEIHAREILKVKSRMNELMAHHTGQSLEQIERDTERDRFLSAKEAVDYGLVDDILTHRQ; encoded by the coding sequence ATGTCATACAGTGGTGAACAAGATAACCATGCATCCCAGATGGCCCTGGTACCGATGGTCATTGAACAGACTTCACGCGGTGAACGTTCTTTTGATATTTATTCTCGTCTGCTTAAAGAACGAGTCATCTTTCTGACCGGTCAGGTCGAAGATTACATGGCGAATCTGATTGTCGCGCAAATGTTGTTTCTGGAAGCAGAAAACCCGGAAAAAGACATCTATCTGTATATTAATTCTCCCGGTGGCGTCATTACGGCGGGCATGTCGATTTACGATACCATGCAATTCATCAAACCGGATGTCAGCACTATCTGCATGGGGCAGGCCGCTTCTATGGGTGCCTTTTTGTTGACCGCGGGCGCAAAAGGCAAGCGTTTTTGCCTGCCTAATTCACGGGTCATGATCCATCAGCCGCTCGGCGGTTTTCAGGGACAAGCAACAGATATCGAAATCCATGCCCGTGAAATCCTGAAAGTGAAATCGCGGATGAATGAGCTGATGGCACATCACACCGGACAGTCTCTTGAACAGATCGAACGCGACACTGAACGTGACCGTTTCCTGTCAGCGAAGGAAGCTGTTGATTATGGCCTGGTGGACGATATTTTAACCCATCGTCAATGA